From the genome of Mycobacterium dioxanotrophicus, one region includes:
- a CDS encoding sigma-70 family RNA polymerase sigma factor yields MSVRFERDALPLLDQLYGVARKYARSAADAEDLVQETMLKAYASFHTFEDGTNIRAWLFRILTNTWINSYRAAQRRPDEVLADTVTESQLAAVAARSTVELASAELAALEALGDDEVCQAVQSLPEFQRIVVYYADVVGFRYKEIAEILQIPVGTVMSRLHRGRRELRGLLAEIAVARGYVGRDGSAGAAA; encoded by the coding sequence ATGAGTGTGCGATTCGAGCGCGACGCGCTGCCCCTGTTGGATCAGCTTTACGGGGTCGCGCGCAAGTACGCGCGCAGCGCCGCGGATGCCGAGGACTTGGTGCAGGAGACAATGCTCAAGGCCTACGCCAGTTTTCACACGTTCGAAGACGGCACCAACATCAGGGCGTGGCTGTTCCGGATCCTGACCAACACGTGGATCAACTCGTATCGCGCCGCCCAGCGCAGGCCGGACGAGGTGCTGGCCGACACCGTCACCGAGTCGCAGTTGGCTGCTGTGGCAGCACGTTCGACCGTCGAGCTGGCCTCGGCGGAGCTCGCCGCGCTTGAGGCGCTGGGCGACGACGAAGTCTGTCAGGCCGTGCAGTCCCTGCCGGAGTTCCAGCGGATCGTCGTCTACTACGCCGACGTTGTGGGCTTCCGGTACAAGGAGATCGCCGAGATCCTGCAGATTCCGGTGGGCACGGTGATGTCCAGACTGCACCGCGGCCGACGCGAGTTGCGCGGCCTGCTCGCCGAGATCGCTGTTGCTCGTGGCTATGTCGGCCGCGACGGTTCCGCGGGAGCGGCCGCCTAA
- a CDS encoding NCS2 family permease, which produces MNRLDRFFEISARGSSVSAEIRGGVVTFIAMAYIIVLNPVILSSAQDVAGNKLAFAQVSATTSLAAGVMTILFGVIARMPFAFAAGLGINSFLATTVVGSVTWPEAMGLVVINGLVIVLLAASGLRRLVFDAVPIQLKLAITAGIGLFILFIGLVDAGFVGSTGRPSPPVGLGSGGTGSINTVPTVVFVFTLLITGILVARRVRGGILIGLAAGTVIAIIVEAIWHLGSATEHPGGWGLSVPSLSGSPFALPDMSLVGAFSLGSFGRIGALAAIMLVFTLVFANFFDAMGTMTGLSREAGLADAQGTFPRLRAALIVEGAGAVVGGATSASSNTVFIESGAGIEEGARTGLANLVTGALFLAAMFVSPLASIVPTEVAAAALVIVGAMMVSHLRHIDISEFSIALPVVLTVATMAFSYSIANGIGVGFVAWAVLRSAAGKAREISPLLWIVAAGFILYFARGWIESLIGMH; this is translated from the coding sequence ATGAACCGCCTCGATCGCTTCTTCGAAATCTCGGCGCGCGGCTCCAGTGTCTCCGCCGAGATACGAGGTGGCGTCGTCACGTTCATCGCGATGGCCTACATCATCGTGCTGAACCCCGTCATCCTGTCGAGCGCTCAAGACGTGGCAGGCAACAAGCTGGCGTTCGCGCAAGTGTCGGCGACGACGTCCCTGGCCGCCGGGGTGATGACGATCCTGTTCGGCGTCATCGCCCGGATGCCGTTCGCGTTCGCGGCAGGCCTCGGCATCAACTCGTTCCTGGCCACCACTGTCGTCGGGTCGGTGACGTGGCCGGAGGCGATGGGCCTCGTCGTCATCAACGGCCTGGTGATCGTGCTGTTGGCGGCCAGCGGTCTGCGGCGGCTGGTGTTCGACGCCGTGCCGATCCAGCTCAAGCTCGCCATCACCGCGGGCATCGGGTTGTTCATCTTGTTCATCGGCCTCGTCGACGCCGGCTTCGTGGGTTCCACCGGCCGCCCGTCGCCGCCGGTGGGCCTGGGCAGCGGCGGCACCGGCTCGATCAACACCGTGCCCACCGTGGTGTTCGTGTTCACCTTGCTGATCACCGGCATCCTCGTGGCCCGGCGGGTACGCGGAGGCATCCTGATCGGCCTGGCCGCGGGCACCGTGATCGCAATCATCGTCGAGGCGATCTGGCACCTGGGGTCGGCGACCGAGCACCCCGGCGGCTGGGGACTGTCGGTGCCGTCGCTCTCCGGCTCTCCGTTCGCGCTGCCCGACATGTCTCTGGTCGGCGCCTTCAGCCTCGGCAGCTTCGGCCGGATCGGCGCGCTGGCGGCCATCATGCTGGTGTTCACGCTCGTGTTCGCGAACTTCTTCGACGCCATGGGCACCATGACCGGGCTGTCCCGGGAAGCCGGCCTGGCCGACGCCCAGGGCACCTTCCCGCGGCTGCGGGCCGCACTGATCGTGGAGGGCGCGGGTGCCGTCGTCGGCGGCGCGACCTCCGCGTCGTCGAACACGGTCTTCATCGAGTCGGGCGCGGGCATCGAGGAGGGGGCCCGCACCGGCCTGGCGAACCTGGTCACCGGTGCGCTGTTCCTGGCGGCGATGTTCGTCTCGCCGCTGGCCTCGATCGTGCCAACGGAAGTCGCCGCCGCGGCACTGGTCATCGTGGGAGCGATGATGGTGTCGCACTTGCGCCACATCGACATCTCTGAGTTCTCGATCGCGCTGCCGGTCGTGCTCACGGTGGCGACCATGGCGTTCAGCTACTCGATCGCGAACGGCATCGGCGTCGGTTTCGTCGCGTGGGCGGTGCTGCGGTCGGCCGCAGGCAAAGCCCGGGAGATCAGCCCGCTGCTGTGGATCGTCGCCGCCGGCTTCATCTTGTACTTCGCTCGCGGCTGGATCGAGTCGCTCATCGGCATGCACTGA
- the crp gene encoding cAMP-activated global transcriptional regulator CRP, which translates to MDEVLARAGIFQGLQPKAIETLARQLEPVTFPRGRTVFVEGEPGDTLYIIISGKVKIGRRTTDGRESLITLMGPSDMFGELAIFDPGPRTSTVTTLTDVSAVSMSRAALQSWIAEEPEIAEQLLRVLARRLRRTNDNLSDLIFTDVPGRVAKQLLYLAQRFGSREGNALRVNHELTQEEIAQLVGSSRETVNKALADFAQRGWIRVQGKSILIDNAERLALRAK; encoded by the coding sequence ATGGACGAGGTCCTGGCCCGTGCCGGTATCTTCCAGGGCCTGCAGCCCAAAGCCATCGAGACACTCGCGCGTCAACTCGAACCGGTGACCTTCCCCCGCGGACGCACCGTCTTCGTCGAAGGCGAACCGGGCGACACGCTCTACATCATCATCTCCGGCAAGGTGAAGATCGGGCGCAGGACCACCGACGGCCGCGAGAGCCTGATCACGCTGATGGGTCCGTCGGACATGTTCGGCGAGCTCGCCATCTTCGACCCCGGTCCGCGTACGTCCACCGTCACCACCCTCACCGACGTGTCGGCCGTGTCGATGAGCCGTGCGGCGCTGCAGTCATGGATCGCCGAAGAGCCCGAGATCGCCGAACAGCTGCTGCGGGTGCTGGCCCGCCGGTTGCGCCGCACCAACGACAACCTGTCCGACCTGATCTTCACCGACGTGCCGGGCCGGGTCGCCAAGCAGCTGCTTTACCTTGCGCAGCGCTTCGGCAGCCGCGAAGGCAATGCACTACGGGTCAATCACGAACTGACCCAGGAGGAAATCGCCCAGTTGGTCGGCTCGTCTCGCGAGACCGTCAACAAGGCGCTCGCTGATTTCGCTCAGCGCGGCTGGATTCGCGTGCAGGGCAAGAGCATTCTGATCGACAACGCAGAGCGGCTGGCGCTGCGCGCCAAATAG
- a CDS encoding TetR/AcrR family transcriptional regulator → MTGRAAARTGDADETRRRRGRPRRIDHEQIVAAARGIAPEDLTMQAVADALGVDRTALHYYVGDRDGLLELVVADLFENEIRAIELPDDVDWRETLRAYANAIRQGVLKLGATGMSFRLSGIGGAASLGLAERVLRSLTGAGFGVDDAGRVLTLVSGIALSAAHDVLGSAESRRHHQNPEVARVLKELPAEDFPLLGAVNARRAAAAADDHDFDFNLGVIIAGLERTLGD, encoded by the coding sequence ATGACCGGCCGAGCAGCTGCCCGTACGGGCGATGCCGACGAAACCCGGCGGCGCCGCGGCCGACCTCGACGCATCGATCACGAGCAGATCGTCGCCGCAGCGCGGGGCATCGCCCCCGAAGACCTGACCATGCAAGCCGTCGCCGACGCGCTCGGGGTGGACCGCACCGCTCTGCACTACTACGTCGGCGATCGGGACGGGCTGCTGGAACTCGTCGTCGCCGACCTGTTCGAGAACGAGATCCGGGCGATCGAGCTACCCGATGACGTCGACTGGCGGGAGACCCTGCGGGCCTACGCCAACGCGATCCGGCAGGGCGTCCTCAAGCTCGGTGCGACCGGAATGAGCTTCCGGCTCAGTGGGATTGGCGGAGCGGCAAGTCTCGGGCTCGCCGAGCGTGTGCTGCGGTCGCTGACCGGCGCCGGTTTCGGTGTGGACGATGCGGGACGCGTCCTCACGCTGGTGTCCGGTATCGCCCTGTCAGCCGCCCACGACGTGCTCGGTTCCGCGGAATCGCGGCGGCACCATCAGAACCCGGAGGTCGCCAGGGTCCTCAAAGAGCTACCGGCCGAGGACTTTCCGCTCCTGGGCGCAGTGAACGCCCGACGCGCCGCGGCAGCCGCCGACGACCACGACTTCGATTTCAACCTCGGCGTCATCATCGCCGGGCTCGAACGCACCCTCGGCGACTGA
- a CDS encoding DUF808 domain-containing protein, whose product MSAGLFGLLDDVAALARLAAASIDDIGAATGKATAKAAGVVIDDTAVTPQYVHGITADRELPVIKRIAIGSLRNKIVFILPVALLLSQFAPWMLTPILMLGATYLCFEGAEKVWGYVAKHGAGGHHDAPAGAVGGDAERYMVTGAIRTDFILSAEIMVIALNEVTHQPFFPRLIILVIVALVITAAVYGVVAGIVKMDDIGLALTQRNSRFAKWIGRGLVAGMPKLLTALSAIGTVAMLWVGGHILLVGTNTLGWHGPYGLVHHAEEFVHHALANAAGLGGVAAWLVNTAASAVIGLVVGAIVVATMHVLPFGKKDKHS is encoded by the coding sequence GTGAGCGCCGGGCTGTTCGGTTTGCTCGACGACGTCGCGGCGCTGGCACGTCTCGCCGCGGCCTCAATCGACGACATCGGCGCTGCGACGGGGAAAGCCACCGCGAAGGCCGCCGGCGTGGTGATCGACGACACCGCGGTGACGCCTCAGTACGTGCACGGCATCACTGCCGATCGCGAACTTCCGGTCATCAAGCGCATCGCGATCGGTTCGCTGCGCAACAAGATCGTGTTCATCCTGCCGGTCGCCTTGCTGCTCAGCCAGTTCGCGCCCTGGATGCTGACCCCGATCCTGATGCTGGGCGCGACCTACCTCTGCTTCGAAGGGGCCGAAAAGGTCTGGGGCTACGTCGCCAAGCACGGAGCCGGAGGGCATCACGACGCGCCGGCCGGCGCCGTCGGCGGGGACGCCGAGCGTTACATGGTGACCGGCGCGATCCGCACCGACTTCATCCTGTCCGCCGAGATCATGGTCATCGCCCTCAATGAGGTGACCCACCAACCGTTCTTCCCCCGGCTGATCATCCTGGTCATCGTCGCACTGGTGATCACCGCGGCGGTGTACGGCGTGGTGGCCGGCATCGTGAAGATGGACGATATCGGACTGGCACTGACACAACGCAATTCGCGTTTCGCCAAATGGATCGGCCGGGGCCTGGTCGCCGGTATGCCCAAGCTGCTCACGGCGCTGTCGGCCATCGGCACGGTCGCGATGCTCTGGGTCGGCGGCCACATCCTGCTCGTCGGCACCAATACCCTTGGCTGGCACGGCCCGTACGGTCTGGTGCACCACGCCGAAGAATTCGTGCATCACGCATTGGCGAATGCGGCGGGTCTTGGCGGAGTGGCGGCGTGGCTGGTCAACACCGCCGCATCGGCGGTCATCGGGTTGGTGGTCGGCGCCATCGTGGTCGCGACCATGCACGTGCTGCCATTCGGCAAGAAGGACAAGCACTCCTGA
- a CDS encoding sensor histidine kinase: MLSAMARSVREQMRRQGESIPVGHNWASVIAVDATVVGAAVIAAVQRPAADLAVSLLALALAVAPFVQVYASGAKFKAPVVWAAWTAATALLLFATSTPVANDFAPLLVVLMVGEVTSLTGIPGGCLSSLCAAALLLTASALHRLDNVPLYLGILGMGWLVGYLMRVQTVLMEQQQQAQAALATHAAADERRRIAREVHDVIAHSLSVTLLHITGARRGLQQDRDVEDAVDALEQAEHLGRQAMADIRRTVGLLDGAPMGTTPEPGIDDISALIDDFVRAGLTVQFTASGRAAQVSPAVGLALYRITQESLANIAKHSPEAKSTVTLAISRTSVTLNVFNQLPVAVTAGCTEGRGVRGMRQRVGQLGGIISVGPTSDGWAVRTNIPLGTTDSSCPLASS; encoded by the coding sequence ATGCTGAGTGCGATGGCGCGCTCCGTGCGCGAGCAGATGCGCCGGCAAGGCGAGTCGATCCCGGTCGGCCACAACTGGGCGTCTGTGATCGCGGTCGACGCCACCGTGGTGGGCGCCGCGGTGATCGCCGCCGTCCAGCGTCCGGCCGCCGACCTCGCCGTGTCCCTGCTCGCGCTTGCCCTGGCGGTCGCGCCGTTTGTGCAGGTCTACGCGTCGGGCGCCAAGTTCAAGGCTCCGGTGGTGTGGGCCGCCTGGACGGCCGCGACGGCGTTGCTGCTGTTCGCGACGTCCACGCCGGTCGCCAACGATTTCGCTCCCCTGCTGGTGGTGCTGATGGTGGGCGAGGTGACGTCGCTGACCGGGATACCGGGCGGGTGCCTTTCCTCGCTCTGCGCCGCCGCTCTGCTGTTGACCGCGTCGGCTCTGCACAGGCTCGACAATGTTCCGCTCTATCTCGGCATCCTCGGAATGGGTTGGCTGGTGGGCTATCTCATGCGGGTGCAGACCGTATTGATGGAGCAGCAGCAGCAAGCCCAGGCAGCGTTGGCAACCCATGCCGCAGCAGACGAGCGGCGCCGCATCGCGCGCGAGGTGCACGACGTCATCGCCCACTCGCTCAGCGTGACGCTGCTGCACATCACGGGCGCTCGCCGCGGATTGCAGCAGGACCGCGATGTCGAGGATGCCGTCGATGCGCTCGAGCAGGCCGAACACCTGGGCCGCCAGGCGATGGCCGACATCCGCCGGACGGTCGGTCTCCTCGACGGCGCCCCGATGGGCACCACGCCCGAGCCGGGCATCGACGACATCTCCGCTCTGATCGACGACTTCGTCCGCGCGGGCCTCACGGTGCAATTCACCGCGAGTGGACGCGCCGCGCAGGTCTCCCCCGCTGTCGGCCTGGCCCTGTACCGCATCACACAAGAGTCGCTGGCCAATATCGCCAAGCATTCGCCTGAAGCTAAATCTACTGTGACGCTGGCGATCTCACGCACATCGGTAACACTGAACGTGTTCAATCAACTGCCGGTGGCGGTAACAGCCGGATGTACAGAAGGGCGTGGTGTGCGCGGGATGCGACAGCGCGTCGGGCAACTCGGCGGCATCATCAGCGTCGGCCCGACGTCCGACGGCTGGGCGGTACGCACCAACATTCCGCTCGGCACCACCGACTCGTCCTGCCCGTTGGCGTCGTCATGA
- a CDS encoding MMPL/RND family transporter — MTHTVPDQPAEPAQPAHAEKGRGHRPYFAHAMRILALPIILFWIVFAVVVNVIAPQLEVVGEEHSAPMAPADAPSMIAMKRMGANFQEFNSNSTVMVVVEGEKPLGPDAHRYYDEIIRKLREDPEHIQHIQDFWGDTLTAAGAQSADGKASYVMLNLAGEQGQTLANEGVNKVRDVIKNTQAPPGVQAYVAGPAALTDDLHVIGNASLGQITLFTLVAIAVMLLIVYRSIRTTLVQLLLTAIGLLSSRGVVSVLATHDVFGLTTFAGNILTMLAIAAATDYGIFLFGRYREARGSGEEREDAYYTTFKSVAPVIIGSGLTIAGATYCLSFARLPYFSTMGEPVAIGMVVVVASAVTMGPALLFLGTLVGLYEAKKPDTGRFWRKVGTAVVRWPAPILVASAVVVMIGLVAVPGYKPAYNDRWYLPTDAPVNVGFAAADRHFTQARMNPDILMVEANHDMRNPADMLVLDRVAKNVLRTQGIAMVQSITRPLGIPIQHSSIPFQTSIQGQTSNLNLPFQRAQLDDQLKMIDATNESISILEKQYQLSLEQTKLTQDSAAKSQELLAVTEKMRDNIANFDDQFRPLRNYFYWEPHCFDIPMCAATRSIFDSLDSIDELTDKTASVQVNTDQLADLAPKLTALLPQTIASMKTSRDLSLASYNSQKALLDQMEAMNNTALAMGQSFDDAKNDDLFYLPPEAFTNPDFERGLKMFLSPDGKSARMFITHQTDPATTEGIARVDAERTAAQEGLKMSSLSDAKIYLGGVAATYKDMSDGARYDLMIAVVSALTLIFMIMLILTRSVVAALTIVGTAASSIAASFGISVLLWQDLFGIQVQWLVMLMSVIILLAVGSDYNLLLVSRFRDEIHAGLKTGIIRSMGGTGGVVTSAGLVFAATMAAMMGSQLIVLAQMGSTIAIGLLMDTLVVRSLLMPSIATLLGRWFWWPQVVYPRGDYHFRKYRPRRQDHGKDDDTVSLPAQV; from the coding sequence ATGACACATACCGTGCCCGATCAGCCCGCCGAACCCGCGCAGCCGGCGCACGCCGAGAAAGGCCGTGGCCACCGGCCCTATTTCGCGCACGCCATGCGCATACTGGCCCTGCCCATCATCCTGTTCTGGATCGTGTTCGCGGTCGTGGTCAACGTGATCGCACCGCAGCTGGAGGTCGTCGGCGAGGAACACTCGGCGCCTATGGCGCCGGCCGATGCGCCCTCGATGATCGCGATGAAGCGCATGGGCGCGAACTTCCAGGAGTTCAACTCCAACAGCACGGTGATGGTGGTCGTGGAGGGCGAGAAGCCGCTCGGCCCCGACGCGCACCGGTACTACGACGAGATCATCCGCAAGCTGCGTGAGGATCCCGAACACATCCAGCACATCCAGGACTTCTGGGGTGACACGCTGACGGCCGCGGGCGCACAGAGCGCTGACGGCAAGGCTTCCTACGTCATGCTGAACCTGGCCGGTGAGCAAGGCCAGACCCTGGCCAACGAGGGCGTCAACAAGGTCCGCGATGTCATCAAGAACACGCAGGCCCCACCGGGCGTGCAAGCCTACGTCGCAGGCCCCGCGGCCCTGACCGACGATCTGCACGTGATCGGCAATGCCAGCCTCGGCCAGATCACCCTGTTCACCCTGGTGGCCATCGCGGTGATGCTGCTCATCGTCTACCGGTCGATCCGCACCACGCTGGTGCAGTTGTTGCTGACCGCGATCGGCCTGTTGAGCTCGCGCGGTGTGGTGTCGGTGCTCGCCACCCACGACGTGTTCGGCCTGACGACGTTCGCGGGAAACATCCTCACGATGCTCGCGATCGCCGCGGCGACCGACTACGGCATCTTCCTGTTCGGTCGCTACCGCGAGGCACGCGGTTCGGGCGAGGAACGAGAAGACGCGTACTACACCACGTTCAAATCCGTCGCGCCCGTCATCATCGGTTCCGGCCTGACGATCGCCGGTGCGACGTACTGCCTCAGCTTCGCCCGGCTGCCGTACTTCTCCACCATGGGTGAGCCCGTCGCGATCGGCATGGTCGTGGTGGTCGCATCGGCGGTGACCATGGGACCGGCGCTGCTCTTCCTCGGTACCCTGGTCGGGCTGTACGAAGCCAAGAAGCCCGACACGGGCCGGTTCTGGCGCAAGGTCGGTACTGCGGTAGTCCGTTGGCCCGCACCGATTCTGGTGGCCAGCGCCGTTGTGGTGATGATCGGTCTGGTGGCGGTACCCGGGTACAAGCCCGCCTACAACGACCGCTGGTACCTGCCCACCGATGCACCGGTGAACGTCGGATTCGCCGCAGCGGACCGGCATTTCACCCAGGCCCGGATGAACCCCGACATCCTCATGGTCGAGGCCAACCACGACATGCGCAACCCGGCCGACATGCTGGTGCTCGACCGGGTGGCCAAGAACGTGCTGCGCACGCAGGGCATCGCGATGGTCCAGAGCATCACCCGGCCGCTGGGAATTCCCATCCAGCACAGCTCGATTCCCTTCCAGACCAGCATTCAGGGTCAGACCAGCAACCTGAACCTGCCGTTCCAGCGGGCGCAGTTGGACGACCAGCTCAAGATGATCGACGCGACCAATGAGTCGATCTCCATCCTGGAGAAGCAGTACCAACTGTCCCTCGAGCAGACCAAGCTCACCCAGGACTCGGCGGCCAAGTCGCAAGAGCTGCTCGCCGTCACCGAGAAGATGCGCGACAACATCGCCAATTTCGATGATCAGTTCCGGCCGCTGCGCAACTACTTCTACTGGGAGCCGCACTGCTTCGACATTCCCATGTGCGCCGCGACGAGGTCGATATTCGATTCTCTCGATTCGATCGACGAACTGACCGACAAGACGGCCTCGGTTCAGGTCAACACCGACCAATTGGCGGACCTGGCACCGAAATTGACCGCACTCCTGCCTCAGACGATCGCCTCGATGAAGACCAGCAGAGATCTGTCGCTGGCGTCGTACAACTCGCAGAAGGCCCTGCTCGATCAGATGGAGGCGATGAACAATACCGCGCTGGCGATGGGCCAGAGCTTCGACGACGCCAAGAACGACGATCTGTTCTATCTGCCGCCCGAGGCGTTCACCAACCCCGACTTCGAGCGCGGTCTGAAGATGTTCCTGTCGCCGGACGGGAAGTCTGCGCGCATGTTCATCACCCACCAGACCGACCCGGCGACCACGGAAGGCATCGCGCGCGTCGATGCGGAGCGGACCGCCGCGCAGGAGGGCCTCAAGATGTCCTCGCTGTCCGACGCCAAGATCTATCTCGGCGGCGTGGCGGCGACGTACAAGGACATGAGCGACGGCGCGCGGTACGACCTGATGATCGCGGTGGTGTCAGCGCTGACGCTGATCTTCATGATCATGCTGATCCTGACGCGAAGCGTGGTGGCCGCATTGACCATCGTCGGCACCGCGGCCAGCTCGATCGCGGCGTCGTTCGGTATCTCAGTGTTGTTGTGGCAGGACCTTTTCGGCATCCAGGTGCAGTGGTTGGTCATGCTGATGTCGGTGATCATCCTGCTGGCCGTGGGATCGGACTACAACCTGCTGTTGGTGTCGCGGTTCAGAGACGAGATCCACGCGGGCCTCAAGACCGGCATCATCCGGTCGATGGGTGGCACCGGCGGCGTGGTGACGTCGGCCGGGCTGGTGTTCGCCGCGACCATGGCGGCGATGATGGGCAGCCAGTTGATCGTGCTGGCCCAGATGGGGTCGACCATCGCGATCGGTCTGCTGATGGACACCCTTGTGGTGCGGTCGCTGTTGATGCCGTCGATCGCGACGCTGCTGGGCCGGTGGTTCTGGTGGCCGCAGGTGGTCTACCCCCGTGGGGACTACCACTTCCGCAAGTACCGGCCGCGTCGGCAGGACCACGGCAAGGACGACGACACGGTGTCGCTGCCCGCCCAGGTGTAG
- a CDS encoding MmpS family transport accessory protein — translation MASRIARAFKVLWIPLVLIVVLAISGLVVSRLHRMFGSEDLNANAGAGIEIVQFNPKVLVYDVYGPPGSTAQISYFDPDANIHQVNTTLPWSVTLSTTLPTVSANLMARSDSDQIGCRVTVNGTVREEQAADGVNAQTYCLVKSA, via the coding sequence GTGGCGAGTCGCATCGCGCGAGCGTTCAAAGTGCTGTGGATACCACTGGTCCTGATCGTCGTGTTGGCGATCTCGGGTCTGGTGGTGTCACGACTGCACCGGATGTTCGGCTCCGAAGATCTCAACGCGAATGCCGGTGCCGGCATCGAGATCGTGCAGTTCAACCCGAAAGTGCTGGTGTACGACGTGTACGGCCCGCCGGGGTCCACCGCGCAGATCAGCTACTTCGACCCGGACGCCAACATCCATCAGGTGAACACGACGCTGCCGTGGTCGGTCACGCTGTCGACGACACTTCCGACGGTCAGCGCCAACCTCATGGCCCGCAGTGACAGCGACCAAATCGGCTGTCGCGTCACGGTGAACGGAACCGTTCGCGAAGAGCAAGCCGCCGATGGCGTCAATGCCCAGACCTACTGCTTGGTGAAGTCCGCATGA
- a CDS encoding response regulator transcription factor — protein sequence MTDPAPEIAVLLVDDQDLVRSGLRRILRRKDGFTIIAECADGDEVAAAVGRHRPDVVVMDLRMKRVDGIEATRLLTAQSGPPVLALTTFNDDELLSGVLRAGAAGFVLKDSSAEELIRAVRAVAAGHSYLDPAVTSRVLSTYRKAATSPRATAVSDLTARELDVLTLIARGRSNSEIADELSISGLTVKSHIGRIFVKLNLRDRAAAIIHAYDTGIVAPPVTQEPGNRSAKVVSVTLENPRPR from the coding sequence ATGACCGACCCGGCGCCCGAGATCGCGGTCCTGCTCGTCGACGATCAGGACCTGGTGCGCTCTGGGCTCCGCCGGATCCTGCGCCGCAAGGACGGGTTCACCATCATCGCCGAATGCGCCGACGGCGACGAGGTGGCCGCCGCGGTCGGCAGGCACCGCCCCGACGTGGTCGTGATGGATCTGCGGATGAAACGCGTCGACGGCATCGAAGCCACCCGCCTGCTCACCGCGCAGTCGGGTCCACCTGTGCTGGCCCTGACCACCTTCAACGACGACGAACTGCTGTCGGGCGTGCTGCGGGCCGGGGCAGCCGGATTCGTCCTGAAGGACTCCTCCGCCGAAGAGCTGATCCGGGCGGTCCGGGCGGTCGCTGCGGGACACAGCTACCTCGACCCTGCCGTGACGTCAAGGGTTCTCAGCACCTACCGCAAAGCCGCCACGTCACCGCGCGCCACCGCCGTCAGCGACCTCACAGCGCGTGAACTCGATGTCCTGACCCTCATCGCCAGGGGCCGGTCGAACTCCGAGATCGCTGACGAACTAAGCATTTCCGGGCTCACTGTCAAGAGCCACATTGGCCGAATCTTCGTCAAGCTGAACCTGCGTGACCGGGCCGCCGCGATCATCCACGCCTACGACACCGGGATCGTCGCCCCCCCAGTGACACAGGAGCCGGGAAACCGGTCAGCTAAAGTGGTATCCGTCACGTTGGAAAATCCGCGCCCTCGGTAG